A segment of the Panicum hallii strain FIL2 chromosome 1, PHallii_v3.1, whole genome shotgun sequence genome:
GTGGGAGGACTTTGACAAGGGCCATGTCGCCGGTGCTCGGAATGTTCCCTACTACCTCTCCGTCACTCCACACGGTACGTACCGGCCGTGTGCTAATAGCTCCTAATCTTGTacaattatatatatacatagtTTATTTCTGCATACAGTATTCACGCATGAATCATTCGTAATAGTAATCATCAatagtagcagcagcagcagcagcagtagtacCAACAAAAACAACAACAGCTGCTGTGTTGATCGATCGATGGATGCAGGGAAGGAGAAGAATCCCCACTTTGTGGAGCAGGTGTCCGCGCTCTATCCCCAGGACCAACACATGATTGTGGGCTGCCGCTCCGGCATTCGGTCCAAGCTCGCCACTGCAGACCTCCTCAGCGCGGGCTTCAAGAATGTGAGGAACCTGGAAGGCGGCTACCTCTCCTTGCTCCGAAGCGCCAACCAGGCAGCAGCACCACCACCAGGCACCACCCGGCTGCCTAGCCATTAATTAATTACTGTATTATTTAACCGTGGACTACCAAATACAGCAGTATTATATATGTTTTCCTCTTGCTCTGCCTCCATCGCCATCCGTATCTGTATGCAATAAAGAGGAACAACAATTAATGCAATAAGCAAGATAATTCATTTTCTGACTGCTGGAACTAACGGTGTGAAAAGTACAACGACTCGGGAAAAATGACACTTTTACTACTTTACAAATCTTATCCAACACGCTTCATATGGCATCATCATCACCGTCATCTTCATAGGTCTTTAGTTTCGATCAAACGGCAAGCACATGCTGTTATATATGTATGTCAATGAAACAGATCAGG
Coding sequences within it:
- the LOC112888972 gene encoding thiosulfate sulfurtransferase 16, chloroplastic-like encodes the protein MGSLRGGGGGGGGGGGGSGGGGGMDEEAARIPMVDAEEACALLSAATHLQYLDVRMWEDFDKGHVAGARNVPYYLSVTPHGKEKNPHFVEQVSALYPQDQHMIVGCRSGIRSKLATADLLSAGFKNVRNLEGGYLSLLRSANQAAAPPPGTTRLPSH